The genomic segment TTTCCTTTCTGATAATCTTCAGTCAGGACAGGTGAAGACTGGAGGCTGGGTGGCTTAGAAGTTCTATAACAGGCTAAAAGAGTGTCTCAGCTGTTAGCATCTGGTTTGAATCCAGCTGTGGTTGACAGTGGCAGAAATTCATTATGGTCTCAGGTTGCCTCTCTGACTTGTATGAAACGAGTTTGGTTTGCAGTTCTGCTGTTCACTGGCCAGATAATAGCCTCAACATAAAACACTAACACATAGTTTTAGAGATATCAGTGATTAAATGAGTTTGCAAAGTCTGAGAGCACCTATTCCCATACAGAAAATCCAACCATGGCACAGAGTGATGACAGTATGGACAAAAAGTTTGCAGTTGCTCCTACACGTTCTACCTGATTCATGTCCAAGAGAGGTGGTTAACCTTCAGGAATCTGAGTTACTTTTTGTGTGGTGTTAAGGAAAACTAATGGGTCAGACTGTGCACTGTGCAGCTCATTAAACATTGCACTTGACAGACGAGCAGGTGACAACTGTTACAGGCAGTGGTCCCAGGATTGGTATTTTCCTTAGAAGTGAACAGGAAATGGGCGAAAAAGAAATCCAATAATTTATGACGTGAGAATGGATTTAAATATAAGTGCACGCACACATATTTATATAATGGACATCTATAAAGGCTTAAACTTCCTGAAGACGTCAAACAGAAATTCTATTTGTCTAAGCAGCTGCACAatctcattatttatttattgcatttTGTATTAAGCCAGATTGGAGACTTTTAGGGCAGAGGCTGTTTTGTGGATGTCTGTCTGTATGTGATTCAGCAAAATGAGCCCCCGAAGAGTGATCCAAATGTTATCATTTATAAATAAGCCATTTATTTATAGATGTGCATGAACTAGATAAGATCTGCAAAAATGACACCCTAAGCAGTGGGATTCAGCAGGATTCTTTTAACTGCTGTCCATGtcaaaaatgaggaaaatgaagCCTTTGTGGTATGCCAGCTGAAGTGCGATACAATTGCTTGCCCTCCTGATTTTACGGACTTGTCTTGAATTTTTGAAACAGAGGCACACCTGTGCAGGTCAGCCACTCCTAACCGCACTCTTAATGGGATGCCGCTTGCCAGCTCTTGGGACAGGGTTAGTTTTACACGAGGCTGGTCCGGCAGGACCTGTCGGCataggcagctgcctgcaggctctccagggCCCTGCTTTCTCCTTCGTTGCTCTGGAGGAAGCCCCTGACTGACTGATGGCACACTGCTGAGAACCCCTGTGGCCTGGTGTGAGCCCATGTGTGCTGAGGCGCTGAGCTACTAAAGCCCCTGTGAGATGCCCGCCTCAGCGGCTCCCCTCCTGCCTCATCTGTTGGGCCTGCCCGGCGGGGCCTTAGCTCTAGCCGGTCACCCTCCTGTGCTGGATGCCCGGAACCAGGGACTGCGGTGGTAGGGAGGTACTGCCATTGTCCCCCTGCACACCTCAGCGCCGTTTCCATGGCAACGGAGAGGCGGGACCACCGCTGCCACGGCggcccccttctcccccccgcTTTGATTGGCGTTCCAAGCCGTTCGGAAGCACGCCGTCACCCTTGACCCCAGCGCCGCGGCAACGTGACGGTTGCTCGGCAACGGTGACGCGGATCCGCCATGGAGGCGGCGTCGCTGCCCGCCGCGCTGGAGCTGGTGGCCGGCGGCGGCTCGGGGCTGAGCCCGGAGAAGCTGGCCGTGCTGGGGTCCACGCTGACGCTCCTCCAGCGCGATTACCGCTTCCAGCGGGTCTGGTTCTGGGGCTGCATCCAGGGCCTGCACGGCACCTACTACATCGCCGAGGGGCTAGGCCCAGACTGCGCCGCTCTGCGCAGCCGCCTCTACAGGTGTGGAGACTGGGCTGGGCCGGGTCTCACCGCCATTCCCTGCTGGGGACCGGCACCTACCTGAGGACGTTGGGAGTGGGGAGGCCTAAACGGCTTCGGAAGGCTGGTTTGGGGTCTGGGGGGTGAAgagaaggggctggggagcCGTGAGGCACTGCCCAGCGCTCCTGGAGGGAGTCTTGCTTGGCAAAGCTGCATCGAGTGCTGCTCTTCAatgggctcaggctggtgtcaTACTTGTCGCCGGCAGCTTCAACTGTGTGGAATGGTACCTCCTGCCACCAGCCACTGAGGAGATGGTCGCGCAGGCCATGCAGCTGGTGGGCCGCTTCCAGGGGGATCCTTCTTTTGAGTACGAGCTCACTGTGGTAAACACGGAAGATGCTGAAGGACTGTTTGAAGATGGTAAGGAGGTAAATGCAACAAAACTTTTGAACTCTCTACACTACAGTTGTACCTCTCACATTgcacaggtggtagcttctccTCCACcaacctgggcagcctgagcctgTGCTCTGGCAGAATATACATAACTTCCCAGCTTCTTGATTAAATTCTTACTTCACTTACTTCTGGAGTTAGACATGACTCAAAAATATTCTGTCTCCCTTTTGTTCTATTGATAGGGATCCTTACTGTAGTTTCTGTAGGAACTGCAAGTACCATTCTTTATAATTGAATAGTTCAGGCATCTTAAttgagagggaggaaaggacaGATGGAGGGATAGTTAGTCCTCTGATGAGTCTAGACGGTCTGCTCCTAGATACATTTCATGTCATATGAGAAGAATGCCCAGTTTGTGGTCTCCTTCTTAGTGCCTTCAGGCTCCAAGCTGATGAGtctgttgtggtttttattGTCACTTTGAGTTTACTTTCAGCAATGACAACAAGGAAAGccctgcttttaaaatgtgcctatttttctttaaagcccGTGATGAAGGAGGAGGCCCGCCTCGTAGCTACCATAGAACAGATAGACAGAGCAGTTGGTATCGTCCCCCGGGGAGCATTTGTGAAGACTCCTCTTGGGTCTGTGCATGAAAACAGAAACTTTGAAGGTAAATTCTCATCGTCTTTATAAGGATCCACTAGAACTGCACTTTGATCGTGAAAGCTATAAATGAAGACTACTTTCTCCAGTTGACGTTTTGACTTGAGGTTTACTTTTCCCTTGGGTAAGATGAACAGGGAGGACAGAATCCCATGTGACTAATGTTCAGGTACATGATTCAACTCTGGAAGGTGGGAGGAAAGTCAATAACTGCTCTGAGTCATTAAACCTGCAGTTTCATTTGTGTGTGTACAGTTTATGTCAGTGTTTAGCAATTACAGCTGCAGTGAATTCTCCATCTCGATACAGGACGTAAGCAAACAGGCACAGGGAGTTGGCCTCAACTTGGTGCCCATTCCTGATCTGGGCCTGCTGTTAGCATGGTCTGTAAGGCACAGAATCAGGGCCTACCACCACCCGTTTCTAGCAAGTCTTTGGTCTTCTGTCAAGTCCCTTGGAGACGGATTGTGATTCTGTTCTGTGCTGTGAGCATTAGAGGAACAGTATGACATTTGATGGCATAACATATGTTGGCCCAGCTCACTGTTTTAATGGTCACCCATGGCTATTTGCAGGTCTCTCTTTGACGGAGGCAAAAAAGTTAACATCCTATTTCCACTTTGCTGAGCCTGTtaacctaaggaaaaaaaccctgctggAAAAGGCTGACCTGGACCCATCCACTGACTTCCTAGACTCTCTGGAGCATGATATCCCACAAGGTAAAGGTAGCAGAATAAAGAGATGTAATGAGGAAATGCAGTCTGAGTAGCCTGAGAAACACCGACGGGAAAAGCCATAAGTTACTGTGGAGTTGGCATGCTTGGGTAAAGCTCTGCATATCTGTAAAGGAACTTGATCCTTTACTAAGTTTGTACTTAATTTCTTGTTTAAGCAGCTATAAATCCGTACAGTGGTAAGATGTAAGTGTACCAGGGCTGTCAAATCCTCACAACAGATCTTCTGACCAAACCAGCAGCTAACCCTTCTGCTCTGTTCTATCCTGACTTGTGTAAATCCTGTGATAGCTGGTACCTCTTTAGAGAGAGATAACTCCTCTCCTGATAGAGAGAATTTATGTGGTTTGAAGTATTTCACACCTCTTGTCCCACCCAGTATTGCTCTTCTTATCTAAATGGGGACTCATTAACACTAAACTGATATCTCTGAGAGGCTGGATTCAAACTTTCCTGGGAGAAACTGTGTTAGAAATGCAGTGGTGTGGAATAATCTGTAGTCTGGCAAGATTAATACATcatggaaagagaaaggaagatgtGCATGCTGGAATACCTCTTCAGTTCACATCTCTAATGTTATGCTGGACACaactgtttaatatttttaaagctgctcCCAGGGATTCCTTTGGCAGGATATTTCTCCAAAGAGATGTGAATGACTTGTTATTTGTTTCTAACTGCTTTCTGCTGATGTGTTGCCTTATTGTGGATTGGGACAAATGTTTTCACATCCTGCCATGTAGAAAGACTCTTGGGACACAATCAGAACTTAGGTTTGCTATTTTATTCGCATCCTAGAGTAGCAGGATAGGATAGTAGGCGTCCTGTGCCAGATGGAATTGTATGGGGGAGAGTGAATTGCTAGTGATGTAAATAGCTTTTCAAACTTTgcctcatatatatatattcacatgcacacatacacatatttcCTAATCTTTCCTTGGGCAAAAAAGAACTCAGAAATGAACCTAGTGAGTTCCTTCCTGAATTCTGAGCATTTTTGACTGCTCAGGACACAAACAGTGCTAAAATCAAAAGTACTGTTCAACTTCCTGGGACTGTCCTTGCTGCAGTCATTTTTCAGAGGTGCAGTCTGGAAAGACTGCACATTTTTACATACTCATTGAGTTGGCCCATTTGACTTGAAAAAGGGTATGGCAAGGAGGGTCAAGGGAGGGTTAGGTCCTAGATACCTCCTAAGAAAATTGTATCTCTGGTTTTGTATGTTAGTTCAGATGTTGCTACTGTCTGCATTCCACTCCTGCACACACTTCTTTTTTCTAGGGGAGCCTGAAGCCACAGAACAGGACATAAATCTGCCATGCTTTCCCTGTTTCCACTAGAAAATGGTCCTCAAGGGCTAAGAGCCTGAAGGCTAATTTTGCATCGCAGGTCTAGTGTCTAGTTTTAGCCACCTCCAGCTGTGATGGAGAATGGCACCTTTGGAAGATTACAGATATCATTCTTCAGTGTTTCATATCTGCTTCAAGGGACTGGGAAACTCTCAGGTCATGCTTTGTGTCAGACATGATAGTGATTTTGTTGGAGTCTTTAAATTTGACTTGTAGCCGTATTTTACCCAGTGGCAGATAGAAAGTGAGGCTTAGCTGTGACACTGCCACATTTGTCTTCCTGTGGCATCCTGAGGTCTGTGTAAGCTTGAACCTTTGCCCCCttcccagaaggctgtgggatctcAGTCTCAGTGCATATCTCAGTCTCCTCAAAAAAAGTTACCTCTCAGAGACTACCTGAGCTCAAGTGCAGCTAAGTGCTTCTTAATGGAAGATGAGAAGATTCATCATGATGCCTGGGAAGCTATGGCTGTATTATCCTGCTCTTTTTTGGATTGAACCTGGAGATTGATGGAATGAGCTTGTCAGGTGAAGGAAGTAAGACAGGAACTAGTTATAGGATCAGTAAGGCATGTAGACCCTTTAGTTGCACTCTATTATGTGCAGATAGGAGCTCTGACATTAAAGAAAGATCAACCCACCCCCCTTTAACAAGCATTCAGGTTGCCTAAAGTTCTGGTTGATTGTGAAAATGTAGGGGGTAAAAAAGAACAGAGGTCAGGCGCAGGCTTTCTGCTGATTTTATCTCTACTGAAGTCACTAATTCCTTGTTGCAGGGCACTTAAGCTCTGGTTCTTGGATCACCTTCCTTCACTCTGCCAGTGTATCTTGGTCCTGACCCAGAGCAGGCagtgctttttctgtttcctgacaTATTGGTCATAGCTCTGGCAAATCCCCTCATTTTGACCTGAAGCTTTTCTTACCTGTCCTGGCTAGATCTTCTCTTAAACAATAACTGTCAGAGCAGATGTATGAATTTCTAAATGTATTGCATCTAGAATTGTGACTGAAGCCAGAATTATCTCTACACCAAATGAATACATGGAAAGTGGACTGGAGGTGAGTGATAGCTGAGTGATGCTGCCAGCCTGCATTGGCTGTAATTCCCCCAGCATCGTAAAATACCCAACAAACGGGACTGGTAGATTAAGGGCTGAATTTAACCAGTCTAAAAGTAACAACTTTGTTGGAATAGTTTTATTAATTGATATTAATTGAGCATCTGTGACAGCTGTCAAGGGAGTAACTGTCATGAAACCTATGGTGTGTCATTATAGGAGAGCAGAGGTGTCTCACAGAATGGAAAGATGGAGGCAGAGAGAAGATTTTATATGACAGCTTAGAGgtgggaagaaaggaagttAAAACTGGGTTGAATAAAGGAAACAATGGTAATAGCAGAGAGTTTAGTGCGAAATTGGAAAACCTGGAGTTTTATAACAAAAGTGTCTGCCACCCTTATCTTAAGCAGTGATATCTATGGTGATCACAGGTTCCAGATTCTGTCTGTGTCTTTCTATCAGGTTATCTGTGCACTTGAAGAGTtcagaaaatgctgctgctcctcccccAATCATATTCTGGGTCTGTCTGTTTTTTCTTGGTGTCTCAGCTTCCAGAGATGTGACAGAGAAGTGACTATGTGACTtggcttttatttaaaaaaaaacgtTTTTTAATGATTATAGAGAAAAGTGGGAGAATGTGAACCCTGTCTCAAAAGCAAATGCAAGCTGTTTATCTCCTTTCGactctctgtctctctgcagacTCCTGCGTTTGAGTGGCCTGAGCCATGATGTTTGAACATGGATGGGGTGTGATACTGGTCTTCTGTCACCACAGCATCAGATTGTGTAATGCTTCATTCTGATCCCAATGGCCAGCTGGCCAGAATGGTTCATGCTGCGATCTGTAGGTTTTGCTGGCCATATGCCTGCATTAAAGATAAGCTTGTTTGCTCTAATCTAAGCAGACAATCTGCTCAACTTTATGCACAATTAGATGTAgcctttcagctgctggcacGTGGCCAGAGTGGTCATTTCTGGTGCATGGAGTTTGGCACCCTGGGCAATAGCATTTGAGGAACTAACGTTTTGATAGTTCTACATATATTTGTAGATAATGCAATAGCTAAGCAAATAACAGTAATTCCTTGCATGCCCATATCATTTTCACTTGATGACATAATGGTGTGTAGGTATGAAATAGTAGTCAGTTATGAGGCATTGGCATGTTGGGGAAAGTGAAAATGGAGGTGGAAGGATGATTTTACTGTAACCATGGTCAGGCAATGCCACGGTCTGCAAGGATAAAGGAAGGGGATGGAAGGAGACCTAAGTGTAGAATGGAAAGCTTGGGAGGAAGCAAAACAGGCGGCAGAGAATTTGGTTCTTTGGCATTTGCAAACTAAAGTTCAGAAAAGCAATAACTTGATTCTAAAGGTTTCTTACAGATTACTGACCCAGATCACTTTGATATGGAGATGAGGGACACCGACAGGGCACTGTTAAAAACTGATGTAGGACAGGAGGTATGTCAGaggcaaagggaaagaaaacctgTAGATGGAAAAGATATGAGTGGAAATAGTATTTCTATGAGAAGAGTTTATTCAAAGGTCATGACTTCTAGTAAAGAAATGGTTGCTTTTGGCTGAAAGCTTCACTGATGGAGTAAAAGTAGGAAttagaataaagaaaaagcaatatgAAAGGCAATGCAGAAAGCTGGGAACAATTAATGATTGCTATAAATTGGAGTTGATAATGAGCAGAAGATGACAAAGGAAGCCACAATAACCTGGAATAATCCATGACAACTGTAAGGAGGATGTTTTCCAAGTAtattgagaggaaaagaaagtataGTAATGGTACTAGAAACTATCCCTAAATGGTGACAGTAAAAAGACTGATAAGAATGTGTAAAGGCAGAAATgctgaataatttttttctggtttgtttttggaAAGAATATGGCCTTGTATCaaataaagacaataaaaagctgtttcagGCACTACTCAGACTATTTGCTAAGGGAAGCTAGAGTTAGGCAACTGTTTCTGTTtgctaaaaaatgaaaatggcaGAGCCAGATTATGTTACTCCCAAAATCATTATCTCAAGGGAACTTGTGGCATACTCACAAAGCTAGTTTTTAATAAATCCCAGCATTGCAGAAATATTCTCTATAATTTGTCTTATTAATGGTGATTCAGAAACCACTGGATTTCTGGAAGGGATCAGAAAGGGTTTCATATGAGACCAGTGCCAGTACTGATATTCTTCAACTCCTTTATAAATGATCTAAAAGTAAAGGATCATGACAAGGGCAAGATGGCTACAGTGATCTGGTAGACTGGGCCTACTTAAGTAAAGCACATTTGGATGTAGCAAAATCACATATCTAAGAGCAGGAACTGGAGGCCAGATTTCCAGGCTCAACCTACTGAACATCAGATCCCAGTCTGATCCTGAGACTTAAAAGGCTAATGTGATCTGAGATGTAAAAACAAGGGCATAGCAAATAGGAACAAGGAGGTCACTTTACTTTTGCATATATTGTTAATGGAATCAGAACTGGATTACTGCACAATGAGAAACTGAAGAGTTGGAGGAAAGAGCCACAAAATGTTTCAAGGACTGGTAAGAGACATAAACAGTTCAATCTGTTTATCttatggaaagaaaacatgagaATGACTATATTACACTGTGTAAATACTTCATGGAGTTTAAATATTGGGTACTGAAGATATATTTAGTGTAGCAGAGAAAGGCAGAGCAGGAACCAGCAGCTGAAAATTATATCCagaaaaactaaaatgaaaaattagttATGAATATTAACAGTGAAGTGATTACCAGCTAGCAAGTGCCATGGATGAGCCTCTGTCTCTCGGTATCTTAGCATCACACTGGATATCTTCctgaaaattgtattttatcCAATTGTAAATAGAAGTTGCTAGTCCCAGACATGAGTTAACTACATGAGTTTGATAGGCAGTGGTATATAGGAATCCAGAACAGATCATTTCCTGGTAGGCCTGTCTGTAAACTTGAAGACAGCTGTGGAGGGTGATGAAGCTCAGGATTCTTCATCGTCAGTGACAGTAACACAAAGATGCCAAAGGCTTCCTGTGCAGGACTCTCAGTACAGTTGGCTTCTTGAACTATGATGCATGAGGGTTCAAAAAAGCACGGAGGAGATTCCTGATTTACTGCTGTCAATTGTGGAGGGTAAATTGGGGAGCTGAGCCCTCTCAGATGTAATAGCTGGCTCTGTAATGCTGGGAGAGATTTTATAGCATAATTCTAAACAGGTACACAGTGTCAGGGTGGATTATAGCAAGTCTTGTCTACTTGCCGTTTCAAGAATTAGctagaagagaaggagaaatgcCTAGACAGAAGATCATTTCAGCTCCTTTATCATTTTGACTGTGGAGGAAGTGACAGCCACTCCATCTGTAGCTCTGTTCCTTCACCTGAAAGTACAGCGTTTTGGAGCATTTCTTACACCACTTTACAGACAAATGGATTTGTGGCTCTTTCCTTGGCTGAATACTTTGGACACTAGCCTTTCTGTAAGCTTGCTGAGCAGTAGCCTGGGTTAGAACACCAACCTCCCATCCTCTGAGCTTCATTAGCACACTTTTTATCGGTTTAGCTAAAGCTACTGCTTAATGGGCCCTTGAAGATGGATTTCTAACTGGGAGATAGATTTCTTTGGCTACTCACAAGGGCCATTTTGGTAGCCTCATCTTGGCTGCCCCAAAAGCCCAGGTACTGGAAGGAAGAGGCCAGGAGCCCTACTTTATCTCGATGCATTAACACAGCTAATTAACTCCCTTTCGGAcacccccccttccccaggCGATTAATCCCTATCAGCCTCTGTCTCCAGCCATTTGAAGAgtctgtgtctgcagaggtATTTACAACCCCCAGCTAGCCAGCAGAAAGCAAGTTAGCCTGTTATCAGGGCTCTAAGACAAATGGCTGCCTATCTCCCCAGTGGCCTTGCAAAATCCAGCAAAGTGCTATGCTATGCTGGCCACCTACTTTCACccagcctcccttctctgctAACATTTCACAGATGTGACCTGAGCCCTCCCCTTTCATTGCTTAACAATAAGCAgcacctccccagctctgtgaaAGCTGAGAGCAAGAGCACTTTACTTCTTAGCTTGCCAAGAGCCACACTGGGACAAGGCTTTTCAAGCTGTCTTACTGAAATCCAAACTAAAAGACCCATAATGAATGAGAAGGCAGTGCTTCATTTTAGCAAGGATAAAAAGAAGTAGACAGAATGTAAGACCAAAATACCTAGTGTGGCTCACCAGCTACCCTCATTTCTGGTTGGGAGAGGTGATCCTTAAGCTTGGTGCATGTGTGAAACTGAGCTACAGTATTCCATGAAGTTACCTGACCTATATACAAGTTGTTTTAACAAACAAGCTTTATAACATAGTGTTACAGAAGGAAGGTTAGCAT from the Colius striatus isolate bColStr4 chromosome 2, bColStr4.1.hap1, whole genome shotgun sequence genome contains:
- the RSPH9 gene encoding radial spoke head protein 9 homolog isoform X2, which encodes MEAASLPAALELVAGGGSGLSPEKLAVLGSTLTLLQRDYRFQRVWFWGCIQGLHGTYYIAEGLGPDCAALRSRLYSFNCVEWYLLPPATEEMVAQAMQLVGRFQGDPSFEYELTVVNTEDAEGLFEDGKEPVMKEEARLVATIEQIDRAVGIVPRGAFVKTPLGSVHENRNFEGLSLTEAKKLTSYFHFAEPVNLRKKTLLEKADLDPSTDFLDSLEHDIPQDSCV
- the RSPH9 gene encoding radial spoke head protein 9 homolog isoform X1 — encoded protein: MEAASLPAALELVAGGGSGLSPEKLAVLGSTLTLLQRDYRFQRVWFWGCIQGLHGTYYIAEGLGPDCAALRSRLYSFNCVEWYLLPPATEEMVAQAMQLVGRFQGDPSFEYELTVVNTEDAEGLFEDGKEPVMKEEARLVATIEQIDRAVGIVPRGAFVKTPLGSVHENRNFEGLSLTEAKKLTSYFHFAEPVNLRKKTLLEKADLDPSTDFLDSLEHDIPQGSWTVQVEKGGTVVVLRSLLWLGLTFYHVPMTKQYGYIYFGTGEKNFDLPFML